A section of the Mastomys coucha isolate ucsf_1 unplaced genomic scaffold, UCSF_Mcou_1 pScaffold15, whole genome shotgun sequence genome encodes:
- the Psmd5 gene encoding 26S proteasome non-ATPase regulatory subunit 5 isoform X2, with the protein MKTNDIVRYRVYELIIDISSVSSESLNYCTTSGLVTQLLRELTGEDVLVRATCIEMVTSLAYTHHGRQYLAQEGVIDQISNIIVGADSDPFSGFYLPGFVKFFGNLAVMDSPQQICERYPVFLEKVFEMADSQDPTMIGVAVDTVGILGSSVEGKQVLQKTGTRFERVLTRMGYQAKNASTELKIRCLDAVSSLLYLSPEQQTDDFLGMTESWFSSMSRDSLELFRGISNQPFPELHCAALKVFTAIANQPWAQRLMFNSPGFVEFVMDRSVEHDKASKDAKYELVKALASSKTVAEIFGNSNYLRLRAYLSEGPYYVKPVATTAVEGAD; encoded by the exons cTAATTATAGATATTTCTTCTGTGTCGTCAGAATCTTTAAACTACTGTACCACAAGTGGACTGGTGACCCAGCTCCTAAGAGAGCTGACGGGTGAGGATGTTTTAGTCAG AGCCACCTGTATAGAAATGGTGACGTCACTAGCATATACCCATCATGGACGACAATACCTTGCTCAAGAAGGAGTCATTGACCAGATATCCAATATAATTGTTGGCGCAGATTCAGACCCCTTCTCTGGCTTCTATCTGCCAG gaTTTGTGAAGTTTTTTGGAAACCTGGCCGTCATGGATAGTCCTCAGCAGATCTGTGAGCGCTACCCTGTTTTTCTGGAGAAAGTCTTTGAAATGGCAGATAGTCAAGACCCCACTATGATTGGTGTAGCTGTAGACACAGTTGGAATCCTGGGATCCAGTGTGGAAGGAAAACAAGTTTTACAGAAGACAG GAACCCGCTTTGAACGCGTCCTCACGAGAATGGGATATCAAGCAAAGAATGCTTCCACAGAGCTGAAAATTAGGTGCTTGGATGCAGTTTCCTCTCTTCTGTATTTATCA CCTGAGCAGCAGACTGATGACTTCCTGGGAATGACAGAATCCTGGTTTTCCTCCATGTCTCGAGACTCCCTGGAGCTCTTCCGTGGTATCAGTAACCAGCCCTTCCCGGAACTACACTGTGCTGCCTTAAAAGTGTTCACA GCTATTGCAAACCAGCCCTGGGCTCAGAGACTTATGTTTAACAGTCCAGGTTTTGTAGAATTTGTGATGGACCGGTCTGTGGAACATGACAAAGCTTCAAAGGATGCCAAATATGAACTGGTAAAAGCACTCGCCAGTTCCAAGACAGTTGCAGAGATCTTTGGGAACTCAAATTATTTGAGGCTCAGAGCGTACCTAAGTGAAGGTCCGTACTATGTGAAACCTGTCGCCACAACAGCAGTAGAAGGAGCTGACTGA